The Odocoileus virginianus isolate 20LAN1187 ecotype Illinois chromosome 14, Ovbor_1.2, whole genome shotgun sequence genome contains the following window.
acatttcctcctccaggggatcttcctgatgcagggattgaacccacatctctcgtgtctcctgcattggcaccactgagctacctggggagcCTCCAGGCTAAATCTCTATGTAGTAAAATTTCTACCTGAAACCCTTTAAAGTACATGGAGAACGTACATAATTTTGATCTGTAACTACAACTTGTATGGTAATAGTAAgcataaatgaaaggaaatatcaATCAGCTCTTTCACGTACAACTCTGGATGAAATAGctgcaaatgagaaaacacaaattCTGGTTCTCATCCCCGGCCACCCTGTGACCATAATTTGCAAAGACTTTTCCCAACCCAGATGACAGTTGATTCATTCCCTCCGGCATATGGATTGCTATGTCTTTCCTTGTAAGTCAGATATCCTCTgagattattttaattggaaCCCTTATGATTTCCCAACAATTTGAGGTGGTCCCAATAATTGGCAGATATATAAcaattccattaaaataaaaagacataagaAGAGGGAAATAAATAACCTAAGAAAAGTAAGGCAGTTATAATTCCATTAAAAGACACTAacctctgagcttcctggaagtcaagagaaaaagggaaaatcttAGACAAACATTCTCATTGCTTAATCAAAATAATCAAAAGGCAGAGGTTCTCTCATGGCACTActtgaaaaaaataggaaattccctggcagtccagcagttaggactctgcgcctccgatgcagggggcctgggttcgatccctggttagggagctaggatcctgcaagctgtgctgtggggcacagacaaaaaaaaaattttaagtcactcATAATTTTATCATGgcaatattgttgttgttcggttgctgtCATCTCtaactcctttgcaaccccatggactgtagcctgccagtccattctgtccatgggattttccaggcaagaatactggagtgggttgcaatttcctttactaggggatcttcccaacccagggatcaaacctgtgtctcctgcattggcaggtggattctttaccactgagccacctgggaagcccagtgatattattatttttgcatataCACCCTGTATTCCAGTCCTTGTCTGCAAGCAAAATagtagataattttatttaaaaaatatttgaatgggCAAAACATTCACATAGTTTGAAAACTGGAAAGTGAGAGTAAGCAATGGAAAGTGCTGTCCCTTTCTTGTCATGCATTTGCCTCGATTCAACTCCCTCCAGCCTCCCCCTCTGTGGTATCCATCTAGAATTTTTGTCCATATTCAATCACAACTGCATCATCATCAGCAATAAAATATAGATCCTTATTTCTTTAACTTAATGACATATCTTGCATGCATTTCCACATCAGTAGGAAAGCCTCCCCATTCTCTTTCATAGCTATAGTGGATCTCATTGTTTGGATGTACTGTTACTTGCCAGTGCCCTGCTGATGTCATTTTCATTTGGgctgttcctttttttctgtttgtttggttttagaAATGAAGTGTGCAGTTTCAcaatgtgcacatatatatatgtgatacatCCCTGAAGTGATGGCTGGGTCAAGGGATAAATGCATCTGTGAATTTGATAGCTCTCACCAATTTGCCCTCCAGAAGGGCTCTGAAAACTTATGCTTCTACCGGTAGTGTCAGAAGGTTGAGTTGCCATATGCTGTCTCTATACTCCAGATCAGCATCCTCCTGCTAACTtctaaggaggaaggaaaagcagTGTGAAAAAGGAAGAACTGTTTGTCAGGCACCTATTGTGTGGCAAACACGCAGTATAGACACGTTTCATCCTCACTGGGACCCTGTGAAGCAGTTTGTTTCCCGGATTCTTCCTAATGAGGCAATTCTGTCTCAGAGAGGCGGAGGAATGTTGTGCGGTGACTCCGGGAAGTGGAGGAGGGTCCTGCCCGTGTGGCTGGCCCTGAGGCTGCTGCCAGAGTCCTGCCCCGCGGGGGGGTGTCTCACCTGGTCCTAGCTTGCGTGCCTCAGCCCTGCtgctcagccctgtccgactcGGTGCGACCCCagggcctgtagcccgccaggctcctccgtccatggaattttccaggcaagaatactggagtgggttgccatttcctcctccagaggatcttcccgccccagggatcgaacccacatctcttctgtctcctgcattggcaggtgggttcttcaccattagcGCCACCTCATGGACCAGCAGTGGTGCCAACAGTTTTTCGTGTCtcaactgttttattttcttggttgcCTTGAACTTCAAGTGCCACTCCTTAGAGGAACTCCTGGACTATTCACTCCTTTCTCCATTTGGCCTCCTGCCTAGGTCGCAGCCCTTGCCCTCACAGGTGATTTGTGATGGTGGAGCAGAGGTCCTCCGGGTGCCCCTCTCCCAGGAGGGCATCCAGCCATTCCTCCAGGTCCCGTACCAGCCGCTCCAGCTCTTGCACCTCTTTCTCTAGCTTCTCCAAGAAAACATGCAAGTTCTCTTTCAACCAGGTCCTCATGACCTTGATCGGCTCTTCTGGGGAGTCGCTGGTCTGGCATTCAAACACCTAAAAGGCAGACACCAAGGTTGTATCTTGAGTGTTCTCCGGTAGACCTCTCTTGCTGTGCTGGATTCTACGAGCTCGCTGAGCCTTTGTTGTGCTTCCTTCTGCCCCAAGTATGCATCCCCACCTTCTCTACCCGACCCACTCCTACCTACCCTTCAAGACCCAGTTCATCAATGACACCTACAGGAAGCCTTCTCAGACGTCCTCAGTCAAGCTTAAGGTCCCTTCTTGAATATGTTACCTGGGAAGTCACAGGCTTCTGGGGGTAGTTACATTCTCTGATCCTTTCTGACACCTCCCAACTTCTTCCTGAAACAGGTACAAACACCACCTCTTACTAAGGTAAAGTAGCAGGAGTTGGAATACATTTGGCTGGTCATCCCAGGGGGATGAAGAGGGTGGGAGAGGCGAGCTGTGGAGGTCCCCTCGGTGTCAGCCAGCTTCGGATTACGCTCCGACTCTGTGTgctcttggctcctccctcctccgACCCCACAGGGCCCACCTGATATTCCTGTGCCCACATAGAGCACCAGGACCAGCAATGCCAACAGCGTCTGGGggcaagaagaggaggagatgagTTCCTAGAGGTAGATGAGCACCCCTGCCTCCCTCACAGAGGGCTAGGAATGGGGATCCACTTTTTCTATTTATCTGAGTCACAGGTGCTTGCTACAAAACCTGCAACACCACGGGCCTAGATAGCAGGGCGACCCGCTGACATTTCATCAGTATTTTCCCTCCTTTGTCCCTGGTGAGAAGGAAGGCTTacctttttttccattatttgccTCACTTttgccatttatatatttttgtttgtttgttctaaaTGCTCTTTAGAAAAGTCAACGTTATTGTGGTGTAATTCACATATGATAAAATGCATGTTTTACATGCACCATAATGTCTGtactcagtccatgggattgcaaacaatCGGAGCGACTTAGTGGCTGACCTACGTCTGTActtgtgggcttcctaggtggctcagaggtaaagaatccactagccaatgcaagagatacagattcgatccctgggttaggaaggtcctctggcgaaggaaatggcaacccactccagtattcttgcctggaaaatcccatgaacagaggagcctggcagtccatgggggttgcaaagagctgggacatgactgaacacacacctaCTACTACATACATGTGGAGTATCACCCCAGtgaagatatagaacatttccatcatcctaGAAAATTCTTTTATGTGCTTTTGTGGCCAACTTCCTCCTCCCCCGACCCTGAAGCAGGGAACAGCTCATCTGCTCTCTGTCACCCGGTTTGTCTGTCCTGTAACCTCACATCAGTGCAATCACACATCACATTCTTTTTTGTTGAGCTGCTTTTACTCAACATAATGCTTCTGATACATCTGCCTGTTTTGGGGTTTGGGGTTATTGATGAGTAACATTGTAGTGTATGAatacagaatgtgtgtgtgcgtacagGTACATGTGTGATATGCGTGCTCTCAAATGGATGCCTGTGGTGTGAAGGAGTTTCTTGGTTCTAGCTGGCTCAGAATTCCATCTACCCCCAGCACAAGTGGGTTTCCATATCTCTGCTGTCAGCCCCAGAGCAGCTGCCCCCTGGTAAGCCATGGGTAAGGTAATCCTTTGCGTGCACATCCCGGCCCACAGCCGAGGACCATGGCGACCCCCACCTGGGCCGGGGTGCCGTCAGCACACAGCCCTTCTTTCTCTCCAAGGCCTTGTCCTCCAGAGGCCGGCAGCTCCGCCCGCCGGACTCTGCCGCTCAGCAGGAATGCTGGGCTCTGCATGCCTGCTAGGTCTTGGCGCACCCATTGTGGAGAAAGACTTGACGCAaccatccttttttttccctcagcgaTTGTACTTTTGTACTGTCCTTTGCCCTCACCTGAAAATAgttgctttgtatatttttgtcaattttatgGCTGCTTACAATGACTGTGAGGGCCAGTTTGGCCCCGGTTACTGTATGAAGGCTGGAAATGAAAGTCTACCCCTTGGGGCTTTGGTGCAGGAATGAAATGGCTTCCCTGAAGACAACGTTGCTCCCTGGCACTTGGGTCAGTCCAAGGTAATTTAGGAGATTTTGGTGGGCATGCCAGGATCATGGAGGGAGAAAAGTGAGAGAGCTTTTTGGAGAGGTGGGTGAAGGTGGAAGGGGTCTGAGTCGGGGAGGGGCCTGGCACCCTCTCCTGATGGCCTCCTGGTGTGGCTGGGAGGTCTCAGCACAGGATATTTAGAGACTCCTGCTTTCAACAGACAGTGTAGTTGGGATAGTGACCAAGTGAGGCAAACAGAAGTGGAGAGAGGATTCAGGCAGAGACAGTAGTGACCAACATTTGACTTTCCTCCCAACTCACTAGATGTGGGTCGAATCAGATTTAATTTGACTTGAAATAATACGTTTCTTATGTACCTCAGTTTGTGAAGTAAGATTTAGACTGGCTACCacaaacaaagaagataaagagattTGCATAACTTGTTTCTTTCctggatagtttttaaaaatatatatactagcAACATTATAATTGctgttaactttaaaaataaaaataaatttgcataGTAACAATGTGACCGAATCTCACAGATACACtagaagtgaaaaaagccagacatgaaGCGGCACACTGATTCTGCTCCATGAATTCATGAAATTCAGGGACGTGCAAAACTCATTTGTGATTCTAGAACTCAGAACCGTGGTTATGGGGTGTGAGCTGGGAGGGGCCTTGGAGGAGTCTTGGAAATGCTCTGTACTTTGATCTGGGTAGGAACTGCCTGGGTGTGGACACCCGCTGTGAAATCATTGTAGATTAgggcacttttttcttttcttaacataTTCCCTGAGACTACCTAagaacatgttgttgttgtttacttgctaagttgtatctgactttttcgcgactccttggactgtagcctgccaagttcctctgttcatgagatttcccaggcaagaattctggagtcggttgccagttccttctccaggggatcttcccaatctagggatcaaacttacgtctcctacattgcaggttaattccttaccactgagccaccaaagaaaccCTATCTAAGAACATAGACTgattgattctttttaatggctgatggACATTCTGTGGTCTGAACATTCTTCTGTGTCTTTAACTATTCCTCTGTCAATGTGCTTTACAGGATGACGTCTTGATCTGCATGCTTGCTGCCAAGTTggatttttgtttggttgttttttgtaCTGAGTGATGTTGAAAGCAGGGAAAATGGACTAAAATTAAGTTTTAGtccttctcttgtgctgttgtgGAGTCTGAGCCAAatcatttcttctctctgagcctcagtttattcatttgtaaaatggattttttttaactttgtttttggACTGCACCacttagcatgtgggatctgttccccaaccaggggttgaacccacatacCCTACAAAAGTCCCTGTAAAATGGAATTTGATATATGCTATAAGGTCTTTCAAGAACGCAAAAGCAGGGCCTCTGTAGTTGAATTGGTTTGGGAAACACTGTGGTAAGGTTACGTGGGTCTCCTTGATGCAGGACTCACCGGAGCCTTCATTCTGTGAAGGGGCTGTGTGACGCTTTTGGAGGGCCATGAGAGTGTCAGCGTGCCCCGGATCACAGAGCTTACATGACTGTTCTAGAAGGAGCATTACTAAGGTTATTAGAGGAACACTTTTTAGCAAAAACTGAAACACAGCCGGAGCCCCACAAGGCCTCCATCTTGCAGTGAGGTCCAGAGTAAAGAAGTCAAAATGTGTATTAAGTATATAAGTGAACAaatcttttgaaaacatttatagATCAGTTATGTATTGCTCTGCTTAAACCCTGCAATGGCTGCTTAGTAACCTTGGAATAAAATCCTGCCCCTTTCCGCCGTGTGCTGTGCCCAGCTGACCAACCCCGCCGCCTTGTCCGTCTTCCCCTCGCTTCCCCACCTGGCAGGCAGTGCAGTGCAGTGTCACCTTGCTAAGGGTTCTGGAACCAGGTGGACCTGGTTTCAAATCCCACTGTGTCTCTGCCGTCTGGCCCTTCCGGTCTCACTTTACCCATTTGTAAATGAAGTTCATAACAGTTGCCTCTCGGGAATGTCAAGACATGCAAGAGAGAGGAGTAGAGGCACCAGGCTGTGCAACCCAGACTGTGCACATCAGACTGTGCACACAAGTGCTAACATTTTCTATGTGACAAAGTCCTATGTGAGTTTTGAATTTCAGCTCCAGGACCTCCCCAACTTACGTATATTATCCTGTTTATTTtggttcatttgttcattcagcgCCTGTTATGCACCAAGCACTAACCTAGCCACTCGGAATACAACAGGAAGCTAAACAAGACTCCTGAGTCCTTCTGGGGCATTCCTTCCGCTGGCAGTGGGAGAACTGATAAGGTGTCAGTAACGGCTTCTAGAAGAAGCTCCTGAGTCCCTGTACTGTGTTTCACCAGGTTGGGCTCTAGGGGGAGTCAGGCTGAAAGCCTGTCCCTGACTTCGAGGGCCTCACAGTCTGCCTGGAGCCCCCAAGGGGGCCCAGATGGGAGGAGAGCCATGTCCCCCGGTCTGGCCTCACCTGCTTCCTGTCCTTGCAGCGACTTCCCCTTCTCTCGGCTGCCACCCGGCCCCTGCTGCCCACCTGGGGGACCGCCATGGCCTCAGGTCGGGCTGCCCGAGTAGAAGAGGGTACCCCCATCTCCCTGGCTTCTGGTCACCAAGCATCTCTCAGGCCCTGAGTTCTGATGTCACAGAAGGTGGGGACAGTCAGGCCTCCGTCCTGCACCATCCTGATGGTTAGCCCAGACTTGGTTTTCACATAAATATAAGAACACAGACTGGAAAGAGAAACACACTAAAAGATTATATTTCAGGATGGTGATTTTTCTGatcctttttcttctgtgttttcaaatCTTTAATAAAATGCAAGTCTTTAAAttcaaaaatgataaattttttaactgaaatatttattgagataacTATAGActcacatgcagttgtaagaaagaGTGTAGGAGATCCTGGACACCCTTTACTCAGTTTCCTCTGAGACTGTTCCATCCTCTGATCAGAGTTCCTCTGATAGGCTGTTGCCATGGATACAATCTACCAATCTTATTAGTCTCCCCAGTTTCATTGTATTcatttatgtgtgtatttaaattCTAGATAATTCTGTCACATGGCTATATTTGTGCATCCACCACTATAGTCCCCACCATACAGAAGAATTTCCAAACTATAGGGTCCTATGCTGCCCTTTGATGCACACCTCCTCCTATGCCCCTTTCTCTCACTGTCTCTAATGActggcaaccactcatctgttttctgtttctaatttttttttgcctgtggatgTCCATTTGCTCCagcatcatttttgaaaaatgctttcatttctcttttgaatttcttttgcatctttgttaaaaataaattgtgcATATTTGAGTGGGtctatttcttgttttctgcttCATCCCACTGACCTATGTATTGATCCCCATACCAACACCAACTGTCCTGATTATAGCTATACAGTAAGCCTTAATATTGAGTAGAGTGATTTCTCCACTCCGTTCTTTTCAGCACTTCTGTGGCCTGAgcctttccatataaactttagaataagacgtctgtcttaaaaaaaaaaaaaacttactagcTGCCATTTTGACAGGAATTGCATTAAACCTACAGATCTCTTGGGGGAGAACTGTCATCTTTACTATGTTGTATCTTCCAATCTATGGACATGGTATGCCTCACCACTGATTTAGGCTGATCAGCATTTTATAAGTTTTAGCATACAGGTCCTATACatattttaagtgtatatttaaatatttcattttggattcccttcatattttaaaaaacctccaTTTACCAAAGAAATGCCATGTGTTAAGACATCATTAATTGTCAACATTTTGATTATCTAACTTTCCCAAAGTGACACATACAAAGTTTCTGATTAGCACCCAGATAACTTTTAttcattgagcatctactgtatgCTAGGTATttcattaactttattttattacttCTTCTCCAGGCTATAATTCTGTAGGTATTGGGAATTAAGTCTGTTTTATTAGCCATTGTTATCTCTAAATCCCATCATGCAGCCTGTTACATACTACATGTTCAgtaaaaatatctgttgaatggatgaaaaatGAGCAACTTCAAACTGTGGCTTCTGAGAGGCCCTGAGCTATGTCTGGTGAAGTATTCATAGTGCTTGggtcagaaaatatttgttgaatgagaaaAGCAGGTGGTATGATTTTAATTTCACCAgtgaagaagctgaggcccagggcaGCCAAGGAAGGATATTAGCTGTAGTAGGTGTCGACTCTGTTCCAGAGCCCATGCTAAGTGCTGTCCATACATTATCTCATCTCATCCTCATAACTGCCCTGCAAGATGGGTGCCAGCAGTCTGTCTGGACGTCACGCTCCGTAGTCGAGATCCTGCACTCTGCTAGGAGTCTGAGTGCAGGTCTGTTTAACTCCGAAGTCTTTTAGTTTATCTCAAAGGGTTAATGTCATTTCAGCTAAGAGCAAAGAAAGTTGCCATTCTTGTTATCCTTTGTGGTTTTATTGTGGGTGAGCAGATGTGGGAGTCCcgtgaaattttttgaaatatcgAAAGTAGCTATATTCCTTCTTACTTCTTCAACTCCATGACCATCCCAGTTTGGCATCCAGAAATGTCAAACAATCT
Protein-coding sequences here:
- the SMIM23 gene encoding small integral membrane protein 23, coding for MGVPSSTRAARPEAMAVPQVGSRGRVAAERRGSRCKDRKQTLLALLVLVLYVGTGISGRSWEVSERIRECNYPQKPVTSQVFECQTSDSPEEPIKVMRTWLKENLHVFLEKLEKEVQELERLVRDLEEWLDALLGEGHPEDLCSTITNHL